One genomic region from Chelmon rostratus isolate fCheRos1 chromosome 11, fCheRos1.pri, whole genome shotgun sequence encodes:
- the LOC121614363 gene encoding coiled-coil domain-containing protein 177, protein MGELRSTSPRPRLDLNNFDSAAAERSRYVLTSPRSLQSCARLGIKPVELLIKSLNELIAEQNDVSVEAARVMHESYEKERMKLLQMCREERERIIQAAGDRWPGSDSKVSGLEVAQETKLKDHSRDRQTTGSIPYADLCLKGKSVSRSSCSAAGNRHPHRSTVCSFSLGDLRHSPGTEMTLERLTKDIKKEMCVTVSERDRKIAALMLVKHQEEQASLKLSQQEELERQEARRQEEAQRAQAEKKRRKKLKQTMQCWHEELEARRRLRERREEEKAGQLEQEVLLREDKWRRLKEEVEAQRREKIEVAQREAEERKCCQERLLRDNEEVERRRRERERQVGVEREQKARRSKVSQEKTKRKRLEEGNRRELLRHILLKQQVEQRVKEEEAQMRSTLEKKLRHSCEKHSQAVDARLRELQERAAREEEQIQRARLRAELQSVQHLTHKQILVQLSQWRMERAAQRASARHETRAQQTHEHNKHRQICHQRLRERMQREEEAARRVRESCIFMKEWRRERLRRQREQIQEEAHRLARASFHMRERVRQQTHRRTFDQMALEAQLTASMSRMKL, encoded by the coding sequence ATGGGGGAGCTGAGGTCCACCTCTCCCCGGCCTCGTTTGGACCTGAACAACTTTGACTCGGCCGCAGCAGAGAGGAGCCGCTACGTTTTAACGAGCCCGCGCTCCCTGCAGTCATGTGCACGACTCGGCATCAAACCTGTTGAACTTCTGATCAAATCGCTAAACGAGCTGATTGCCGAGCAGAACGACGTGTCCGTCGAGGCGGCGAGGGTCATGCATGAATCCTACGAAAAGGAGAGAATGAAGCTTTTGCAAATGTGCCGGGAGGAGCGGGAGAGGATTATCCAGGCGGCTGGGGACAGGTGGCCAGGCAGTGATAGTAAGGTCTCAGGCCTGGAAGTGGCGCAAGAGACCAAACTGAAAGATCACTcaagggacagacagacaacgGGGTCCATCCCATATGCAGATCTGTGCCTTAAAGGGAAATCTGTGAGTAGGTCGTCCTGCTCAGCTGCTGGCAACAGACACCCCCACAGGAGcacagtctgcagcttcagcctgGGAGACCTCAGACACTCACCAGGGACTGAGATGACACTGGAGAGGCTCACCAAGGACATCAAAAAGGaaatgtgtgtcacagtgtctgAGCGAGACCGCAAGATAGCAGCACTCATGCTGGTGAAGCACCAAGAGGAGCAGGCTTCCCTGAAGCTCAGTCAGCAAGAGGAGCTGGAGCGACAGGAGGCCCGCAGGCAGGAGGAGGCCCAGCGGGCTCAGGcggagaaaaagagaaggaagaaacTGAAGCAGACTATGCAATGCTGGCACGAGGAGCTGGAGGCCCGCAGGAGGCTGCGGGAGCGAAGGGAAGAAGAGAAAGCGGGACAACTTGAGCAGGAGGTGCTGCTGCGGGAAGACAAATGGAGGAGGCtgaaagaggaggtggaggcacAGCGCAGAGAAAAGATAGAGGTtgcacagagagaggcagaggagcgCAAATGCTGCCAGGAGAGGCTGCTGAGAGACaatgaggaggtggagagaagaaggcgagagagggagagacaggtaGGAGTGGAGCGGGAGCAGAAGGCCAGGAGGAGCAAAGTGTCACAGGagaagacgaagaggaagaggctggaggagggcAACCGTAGGGAGCTTCTACGACACATCCTGCtgaaacagcaggtggagcagcgggtgaaggaagaggaggcacAGATGAGGAGCACACTTGAGAAGAAGCTGCGACACTCCTGCGAGAAACATAGCCAGGCTGTAGATGCTCGGCTCAGGGAGCTGCAGGAGCGGGCGGCCCGGGAAGAGGAGCAGATTCAGAGAGCGCGGCTGAGGGCCGAGCTGCAGAGCGTCCagcatctcacacacaaacagatcctGGTCCAGCTGAGCCAGTGGCGCATGGAGAGAGCGGCCCAGCGCGCCTCGGCCCGCCACGAGACCAGAGCTCAGCAGACGCACGAGCACAACAAACACCGGCAGATCTGCCACCAGAGGCTCAGGGAGaggatgcagagagaggaggaggcagcgaGGAGGGTCAGAGAGAGCTGCATCTTCAtgaaggagtggaggagggagaggctgCGGAGACAGCGGGAGCAGATACAGGAGGAGGCGCACAGGCTGGCTCGGGCCTCCTTTCAcatgagggagagagtgaggcagCAGACGCACAGACGAACCTTTGATCAGATGGCTCTGGAGGCTCAGCTGACTGCCTCCATGAGCCGCATGAAACTATGA